A stretch of Longimicrobium terrae DNA encodes these proteins:
- a CDS encoding uracil-DNA glycosylase, with translation MKLNVLMDEVSGCRTCGRLVEWRERVGVEKRKSFRDQDYWARPVPGFGDPDARLMVLGLAPAAHGANRTGRMFTGDRSGDFLYAAMHRAGFASQPTSTSRADGLQVRDAWVTAAVKCAPPDNKPLPPERDACSAFIQGELRLLPNVRVILCLGGFAYDAALRLMREAGTPVPQPTPKFGHGVRVAVPGAPALLCSYHPSQQNTFTGRLTPAMLDDVFAAAREMING, from the coding sequence ATGAAGCTGAACGTGTTGATGGACGAGGTGTCCGGCTGCAGAACCTGCGGGCGGCTGGTGGAGTGGCGCGAGCGGGTGGGCGTGGAGAAGCGCAAGTCGTTTCGCGATCAGGACTACTGGGCGCGGCCGGTGCCCGGCTTTGGCGATCCCGACGCGCGGCTCATGGTGCTGGGGCTGGCCCCCGCCGCGCACGGCGCCAACCGCACCGGACGCATGTTCACCGGCGACCGCAGCGGCGACTTTTTGTACGCGGCCATGCACCGCGCCGGGTTCGCCAGCCAGCCCACCTCCACTTCGCGCGCCGACGGGCTGCAGGTGCGCGACGCGTGGGTGACCGCCGCCGTCAAGTGCGCCCCGCCCGACAACAAGCCGCTGCCGCCGGAGCGGGACGCGTGCTCCGCCTTCATTCAGGGCGAGCTGCGCCTGCTGCCCAACGTGCGCGTCATTCTCTGCCTGGGCGGCTTTGCGTACGATGCGGCGCTGCGGCTGATGCGCGAGGCCGGCACGCCGGTTCCGCAGCCGACGCCGAAATTCGGGCACGGGGTGCGCGTGGCGGTGCCGGGCGCGCCGGCGCTGCTGTGCTCGTACCATCCCAGCCAGCAGAACACCTTCACGGGCCGCCTCACCCCCGCCATGCTGGATGACGTCTTCGCCGCCGCGCGGGAGATGATCAACGGCTGA